The following proteins are encoded in a genomic region of Acidobacteriota bacterium:
- a CDS encoding integrase core domain-containing protein, translated as MAMKIQSDYEKRCQAIQLYKQGKGPCKILQWIHRSKSRRSAFSGIGAEVIHWELQQRRVRHIPSISTKGEPGRNASVESFNNLWQDRVLRRHRCPTRTVLKRKTDQFLRYYHYEKPHRSLTQKEHGTRFPGVLRDRLWTTLRHLPEGFTLEQYMDAKHHLNLLVARGKVSFVRKVDPHGRIEVNGATYFIRRKLEGQCVIATVVTHRGKLVSNMKTRLSNHSLFQLEVQLLIPCFHWIDKKYRLVHDVIGFLSIRI; from the coding sequence ATGGCGATGAAGATTCAAAGCGATTATGAGAAACGCTGTCAAGCAATACAACTTTACAAGCAAGGAAAAGGCCCTTGTAAAATCCTTCAATGGATTCATCGAAGCAAGAGCAGGCGCTCTGCCTTCTCTGGAATCGGAGCTGAAGTCATTCACTGGGAGCTTCAACAAAGAAGAGTTCGTCACATTCCTTCCATTTCTACCAAAGGAGAACCTGGGAGAAATGCCTCGGTGGAGAGTTTTAACAACCTCTGGCAGGATCGGGTACTCAGAAGGCATCGCTGCCCAACTCGGACTGTGCTCAAGAGAAAGACAGACCAGTTCTTGCGGTATTACCACTATGAGAAACCCCACAGGAGTCTCACACAAAAAGAGCATGGAACGAGATTCCCAGGAGTCCTTCGAGATCGTCTCTGGACAACTCTCAGACACCTGCCAGAGGGATTTACCCTCGAACAATACATGGATGCCAAGCATCATCTCAATCTTCTCGTGGCCAGGGGAAAGGTCTCCTTTGTCAGGAAAGTGGATCCTCATGGTCGCATCGAGGTCAATGGAGCCACTTATTTCATCAGAAGAAAACTGGAAGGCCAGTGTGTGATTGCTACCGTTGTGACTCATAGAGGAAAACTGGTGTCAAATATGAAAACAAGATTATCAAATCATTCTCTTTTCCAGTTAGAGGTCCAATTATTGATCCCTTGCTTTCATTGGATAGATAAAAAGTATCGATTAGTCCACGATGTTATTGGTTTCCTGAGCATTAGGATTTAG
- a CDS encoding RNA polymerase sigma factor: MNKSTAQDLFKRHHLSLFRYLRRMTENSDQAEELTQEVFLRVLRGLSNYREEGREEAWLFQIARNLVLNKLRDRNRQPKLEMLNDMRNPSYPARQLEKLGLEQALSRLNDADREIFLLREIAGLGYEEISRVCDLSVDAVKSRIYRARINLRAFMSMKSEP, translated from the coding sequence ATGAACAAGAGCACAGCGCAGGATCTGTTTAAACGCCACCACCTGTCCCTCTTCAGGTATTTGAGAAGAATGACAGAGAATTCAGATCAAGCAGAGGAATTGACACAAGAAGTTTTCCTCCGCGTCTTGCGAGGTCTTTCAAATTATAGAGAGGAAGGCCGGGAAGAAGCCTGGCTATTTCAAATTGCAAGAAATTTGGTCTTGAACAAGCTTCGAGACAGAAATCGACAACCAAAACTGGAAATGCTGAATGATATGAGAAATCCTTCTTATCCAGCCAGGCAATTGGAAAAACTGGGACTGGAGCAAGCCTTGAGTCGATTGAATGACGCAGATCGAGAGATCTTTCTGCTGCGTGAGATTGCAGGTCTTGGTTATGAAGAAATTTCAAGGGTATGCGACCTTTCAGTTGATGCGGTTAAGTCACGCATTTATCGTGCTCGTATAAATCTTCGCGCATTCATGTCCATGAAAAGCGAGCCATAA